A single region of the Aeromicrobium chenweiae genome encodes:
- a CDS encoding nicotinate phosphoribosyltransferase: MLQATLRNGTAQRRSVFELFARRLSGGRRYGVVAGVGRALDALAEFRFGEDELAWLREAEVVDDATLDWLADYQFTGSIWGYPDGEVYFPHSPVMIVEGTFAESVVLETLLLSVLNHDAAIATAASRMITAAGDRPCIEMGSRRTHEAAAVAAARAAYIAGFAATSNLEAGRTFGIPTTGTSAHSFTLLHDTEREAFEAQVRSLGPGTTLLVDTYDIPEAIRTAVDLAGDELGGVRLDSGDLVSLARTVRQQLDELGAEQTRITVTSDLDEYAIAALAVAPVDGYGVGTSLVTGSGVPTSGFVYKLVSRADDDGRMVSVAKRSQDKVSVGGRKYALRRLGPNGRAQAEVIGVDGTPVHDENDRSLLVELVRDGKRIHHESLEDSRARLRSSLAELPASARQLSKSDPVLETVYEENAS; the protein is encoded by the coding sequence ATGCTGCAGGCGACCCTGCGCAACGGGACGGCCCAGCGCCGCTCCGTGTTCGAGCTGTTCGCGCGCCGCCTGTCCGGGGGACGCCGTTACGGCGTCGTCGCCGGCGTGGGCCGCGCGCTGGACGCTCTCGCCGAGTTCCGGTTCGGCGAGGACGAGCTCGCCTGGCTCCGTGAGGCCGAGGTCGTCGACGACGCCACGCTCGACTGGCTCGCGGACTACCAGTTCACCGGCTCGATCTGGGGCTATCCCGACGGGGAGGTCTACTTCCCGCACTCCCCCGTCATGATCGTGGAGGGCACGTTCGCCGAGAGCGTCGTCCTGGAGACGCTCCTGCTGTCGGTGCTCAACCACGACGCGGCGATCGCGACCGCGGCCTCCCGCATGATCACGGCCGCCGGTGACCGGCCGTGCATCGAGATGGGCTCGCGCCGCACCCACGAGGCCGCTGCCGTGGCGGCGGCCCGGGCCGCCTACATCGCCGGGTTCGCCGCGACGTCGAACCTCGAGGCGGGCCGGACGTTCGGCATCCCGACGACCGGCACCAGCGCGCACTCGTTCACGCTCCTGCACGACACCGAGCGGGAGGCCTTCGAGGCGCAGGTCCGGTCGCTCGGGCCCGGCACGACGCTGCTGGTCGACACGTACGACATCCCGGAGGCGATCCGCACCGCGGTCGACCTGGCCGGGGACGAGCTCGGCGGGGTGCGCCTGGACTCCGGCGACCTCGTGTCGCTGGCCAGGACCGTCCGCCAGCAGCTCGACGAGCTCGGGGCCGAGCAGACCCGCATCACCGTGACCAGCGATCTCGACGAGTACGCGATCGCGGCGCTCGCGGTGGCCCCCGTCGACGGCTACGGCGTCGGCACCTCGCTCGTGACCGGATCCGGCGTCCCCACGAGCGGATTCGTCTACAAGCTCGTGTCCCGTGCCGACGACGACGGCCGGATGGTCTCGGTCGCGAAGAGGAGCCAGGACAAGGTCTCGGTCGGCGGCCGCAAGTACGCCCTGCGCCGCCTCGGGCCGAACGGTCGCGCGCAGGCCGAGGTCATCGGCGTCGACGGGACACCCGTCCACGACGAGAACGACCGGTCGCTCCTGGTCGAGCTCGTCCGGGACGGCAAGCGGATCCACCACGAGTCCCTCGAGGACTCGCGGGCCCGGCTGCGCTCGTCCCTCGCCGAGCTGCCCGCGTCGGCCCGTCAGCTGTCCAAGTCCGATCCCGTGCTCGAGACGGTCTACGAGGAGAACGCCTCATGA
- the clpS gene encoding ATP-dependent Clp protease adapter ClpS, translating to MTTPSPVEIAEPDADIVIELEDPWVTIVWNDPVNLMSYVAYVFRNYFGYTEEKAHELMLKVHHDGKAVVSSGSREQMERHVQAMHEYGLWATLERQDA from the coding sequence GTGACCACCCCGAGCCCCGTCGAGATCGCCGAGCCCGACGCAGACATCGTCATCGAGCTCGAGGACCCGTGGGTCACGATCGTGTGGAACGACCCGGTCAACCTGATGTCCTACGTCGCGTACGTCTTTCGCAACTACTTCGGCTACACCGAGGAAAAGGCCCACGAGCTCATGTTGAAGGTGCACCACGACGGCAAGGCGGTCGTCTCCAGCGGCAGCCGCGAGCAGATGGAGCGGCACGTGCAGGCGATGCACGAGTACGGGCTGTGGGCCACGCTCGAGCGGCAGGACGCATGA
- a CDS encoding DUF2017 domain-containing protein, protein MKPFRKRRRGGITATFEIGEAHLLANLAGQVIELLRDRNGVDESDADPLAAQLGMGGPSLPPEDPVLQRLLPDAYRGDPEDAGEFRRFTERGLTSVKVQNAETLIGSLVDGGLTFEEVPDEHGDPVEVELDPDEVQAWLRALTDVRLALAVRLGIETDEDTVLVAESEDDAVAAMSDIFDWLGYVQETLIAALD, encoded by the coding sequence ATGAAGCCGTTCCGCAAGCGGCGTCGCGGCGGCATCACGGCGACGTTCGAGATCGGTGAGGCGCACCTGCTCGCCAACCTCGCCGGCCAGGTCATCGAGCTGCTGCGCGACCGCAACGGCGTCGACGAGTCCGACGCGGACCCGCTCGCCGCGCAGCTCGGCATGGGCGGGCCCTCGCTCCCGCCGGAGGACCCGGTGCTGCAGCGGCTGCTCCCGGACGCCTACCGCGGTGACCCCGAGGACGCAGGGGAGTTCCGCCGGTTCACCGAGCGGGGTCTGACGTCGGTGAAGGTGCAGAACGCCGAGACGCTCATCGGCTCGCTCGTCGACGGCGGGCTGACGTTCGAGGAGGTCCCCGACGAGCACGGCGACCCGGTCGAGGTCGAGCTCGACCCCGACGAGGTGCAGGCCTGGCTGCGGGCGCTGACCGACGTACGCCTGGCGCTGGCCGTCCGGCTGGGCATCGAGACCGACGAGGACACGGTGCTCGTGGCCGAGTCCGAGGACGACGCCGTCGCCGCGATGTCCGACATCTTCGACTGGCTCGGCTACGTGCAGGAGACCCTCATCGCCGCGCTCGACTGA
- a CDS encoding Mov34/MPN/PAD-1 family protein — protein sequence MLTIDQATHDAIIAHARCDHPDEACGVVAGPIGSDVPARLIPMLNAAMSPTFYEFDSGDLLRLYREMDDNDEEPVVIYHSHTATEAYPSRTDVNLAGEPGAHYVLVSTRDGAHEGGPVDFRSYRIVDGEVTEEEVRVVAAYTDVAPTETSQQKAEH from the coding sequence GTGCTGACCATCGACCAGGCCACCCATGACGCGATCATCGCGCATGCCCGCTGCGACCACCCCGACGAGGCCTGCGGCGTCGTGGCCGGCCCGATCGGCTCCGACGTCCCGGCCCGCCTCATCCCGATGCTCAACGCCGCGATGTCGCCGACGTTCTACGAGTTCGACTCCGGCGACCTGCTGCGCCTCTACCGCGAGATGGACGACAACGACGAGGAGCCGGTCGTCATCTACCACTCGCACACCGCGACCGAGGCGTACCCGTCGCGCACCGACGTCAACCTCGCCGGGGAGCCCGGCGCCCACTACGTCCTCGTCTCGACCCGCGACGGCGCCCACGAGGGCGGACCGGTCGACTTCCGGTCGTACCGGATCGTCGACGGCGAGGTCACCGAGGAAGAAGTTCGCGTCGTCGCGGCTTATACAGATGTAGCCCCCACCGAAACGTCACAACAGAAGGCAGAGCACTGA
- a CDS encoding MoaD family protein, translating into MAIEVRIPTILRPLTGGERAVEGKGSTVAELIDQLELDHEGIKDRLLENGEARRFVNMYVNDEDIRFTGGLETAVADGDTVVILPAVAGGAATLS; encoded by the coding sequence ATGGCCATCGAGGTCCGTATCCCCACGATCCTGCGTCCCCTCACCGGAGGCGAGCGTGCCGTCGAGGGCAAGGGCTCGACCGTCGCCGAGCTCATCGACCAGCTCGAGCTCGACCACGAGGGCATCAAGGACCGGCTGCTGGAGAACGGCGAGGCCCGCCGGTTCGTCAACATGTACGTGAACGACGAGGACATCCGCTTCACCGGCGGCCTCGAGACCGCGGTCGCCGACGGCGACACCGTGGTCATCCTGCCGGCGGTCGCCGGTGGCGCCGCCACTCTCTCCTGA
- a CDS encoding PLP-dependent cysteine synthase family protein, translating to MRFDSLIDSVGGTPLVGLPSLSPSPDVRLWAKLEDHNPTGSIKDRAALQMILQAEKDGRLSPGCTILEPTSGNTGISLAMVARQRGYDIVCVMPENTSIERTQLLTMWGAKIIPSPAAGGSNEAVRVAKGLAAEHPDWVMLYQYGNPANAEAHYVGTGPEILADLPEVTHFVAGLGTTGTLMGVGRFFREHKPDVRIVAAEPRYGELVYGLRNLDEGFVPELYDASMIDSRFSVGPRDAVRRVRELVEREGIFAGVSTGAILHAALAQAAKCIKAGESADIVFVVCDGGWKYLSTGAYEGTLDEAEDKLDGQLWA from the coding sequence GTGCGCTTCGACTCGCTGATCGACTCGGTCGGCGGCACGCCCCTCGTCGGGCTGCCGTCGCTGTCACCGTCCCCGGACGTCCGGCTGTGGGCCAAGCTCGAGGACCACAACCCAACGGGCTCGATCAAGGACCGTGCGGCGCTGCAGATGATCCTGCAGGCGGAGAAGGACGGCCGGCTGTCGCCCGGCTGCACGATCCTGGAGCCGACCAGCGGCAACACCGGCATCTCCCTCGCGATGGTCGCGCGCCAGCGCGGGTACGACATCGTCTGCGTGATGCCCGAGAACACCTCGATCGAGCGCACCCAGCTGCTGACGATGTGGGGCGCGAAGATCATCCCCTCGCCCGCGGCGGGCGGCTCCAACGAGGCCGTGCGGGTGGCCAAGGGGCTCGCGGCCGAGCACCCCGACTGGGTCATGCTCTACCAGTACGGCAACCCGGCCAACGCCGAGGCGCACTACGTCGGGACCGGACCGGAGATCCTCGCGGACCTGCCCGAGGTGACGCACTTCGTCGCGGGCCTGGGCACGACCGGGACCCTGATGGGCGTCGGCCGGTTCTTCCGTGAGCACAAGCCCGACGTGCGCATCGTGGCCGCCGAGCCCCGGTACGGCGAGCTGGTCTACGGCCTGCGCAACCTCGACGAGGGCTTCGTGCCCGAGCTGTACGACGCGTCGATGATCGACTCGCGGTTCTCGGTGGGGCCCCGCGACGCGGTGCGCCGGGTCCGCGAGCTGGTCGAGCGTGAGGGCATCTTCGCCGGTGTCTCCACCGGTGCGATCCTGCACGCGGCGCTCGCCCAGGCGGCCAAGTGCATCAAGGCCGGCGAGAGCGCCGACATCGTGTTCGTCGTCTGCGACGGCGGCTGGAAGTACCTGTCGACCGGCGCGTACGAGGGCACCCTCGACGAGGCGGAGGACAAGCTCGACGGTCAGCTCTGGGCGTAG
- a CDS encoding ABC transporter permease: protein MSESATTSSSTSRRPLNPVVLLVGVLLIQLGFTASYVGAFHSPKPHEVPVVVVPPPGAPSELAREITRTLNGLDGKPLKATVAKDEAAGRDKLRDRTVGGVLVLGQQDDQLLVASADGSAESEAIETVVKKVAAQQQRPLKTSDVIPANSGDAHGLSPFYLAVGWVVGGYLVASLIGITGGERVSSLRRLALRLASIVVYSVLSGLGGAWIVGPWLDALDHGYWSLAAFGTLLVLAVSVFTLACEAWLGVIGIGVAIVLFVVLGNPSAGGAFPSDLLPPFFRAIGPWLPPGAGTSAIRGIVYFDSSGVRGPVLVLLAWLLVGLALLVVRSRPGRHERVDA from the coding sequence GTGTCCGAGTCCGCCACCACCTCGTCCTCGACGTCGCGCCGCCCGCTCAATCCCGTCGTCCTGCTGGTCGGCGTCCTGCTGATCCAGCTGGGGTTCACCGCGAGCTACGTCGGTGCGTTCCACTCGCCGAAGCCCCACGAGGTCCCCGTCGTGGTCGTCCCCCCGCCCGGCGCACCGAGCGAGCTCGCCCGCGAGATAACCCGCACCCTCAACGGGCTGGACGGCAAGCCGCTCAAGGCGACCGTCGCGAAGGACGAGGCGGCCGGCCGCGACAAGCTGCGGGACCGGACGGTCGGCGGCGTCCTGGTCCTGGGCCAGCAGGACGACCAGCTGCTCGTCGCGAGCGCTGATGGCTCAGCCGAGTCCGAGGCGATCGAGACCGTGGTCAAGAAGGTGGCCGCCCAGCAGCAGCGGCCGCTCAAGACGTCCGACGTGATCCCGGCGAACAGCGGCGACGCCCACGGCCTCAGTCCGTTCTACCTCGCGGTCGGGTGGGTCGTCGGTGGCTACCTGGTGGCGTCGCTCATCGGCATCACCGGCGGCGAGCGGGTGTCGAGCCTTCGCCGCCTGGCCCTCCGGCTGGCGAGCATCGTGGTCTACTCGGTGCTGTCGGGGCTCGGGGGCGCCTGGATCGTCGGGCCCTGGCTCGACGCGCTCGACCACGGCTACTGGTCGCTGGCGGCGTTCGGCACCCTTCTGGTGCTCGCGGTCAGCGTGTTCACGCTCGCGTGCGAGGCGTGGCTCGGGGTGATCGGCATCGGGGTGGCGATCGTCCTGTTCGTGGTTCTCGGCAACCCGAGCGCCGGTGGGGCATTCCCGAGCGACCTGCTGCCCCCGTTCTTCAGGGCGATCGGTCCGTGGCTGCCCCCGGGTGCCGGCACCAGCGCGATCCGCGGGATCGTCTACTTCGACAGCTCCGGTGTGCGCGGACCAGTGCTGGTGCTCCTCGCGTGGCTCCTGGTCGGTCTCGCGCTGCTGGTCGTCCGGAGCCGTCCGGGCCGGCACGAGCGGGTCGACGCCTGA
- a CDS encoding ribose-phosphate diphosphokinase, translating to MSQIVVFSGSAHRPLAEKICSELGQPLSPSQTVRFSNDCLQVQLLANCRRRDVYIIQPLVPPTQDHLMELLLMIDAARGASADSVTAVIPHYAYARSDKKDASRISIGGRLVADMLTTAGADRVVTMTLHAPQVHGFFSVPVDHLTAIGELADHYRSRDLTDTVVVSPDLGNAKTASLFARLLGIPVAAGSKQRQADDKVVIDAIVGDVAGKKAIVLDDEIATGGSIIELMNKLEEEGCTEASVACTHGLFTGKAVERLRDHPSITEVVTTDTVPAPSDWPDLQVRSVAGLFAEAIARIHAGESVSSLFDGVDPAHAPPQPKLPL from the coding sequence GTGAGCCAGATCGTGGTGTTCTCCGGAAGTGCCCACCGCCCCCTCGCCGAGAAGATCTGTTCCGAGCTCGGACAGCCGTTGTCGCCGTCCCAGACCGTGCGGTTCAGCAACGACTGCCTGCAGGTGCAGCTCCTGGCCAACTGCCGCCGCAGGGACGTCTACATCATCCAGCCGTTGGTCCCGCCGACCCAGGACCACCTGATGGAGCTGCTGTTGATGATCGACGCGGCCCGCGGGGCGAGCGCCGACTCCGTCACGGCCGTCATCCCGCACTACGCGTACGCCCGCTCGGACAAGAAGGACGCGTCGCGCATCTCGATCGGCGGCCGGCTCGTGGCCGACATGCTGACCACGGCGGGCGCCGACCGGGTGGTGACCATGACGTTGCACGCCCCGCAGGTGCACGGCTTCTTCAGCGTCCCGGTCGACCACCTGACCGCGATCGGCGAGCTCGCCGACCACTACCGCAGCCGCGACCTCACCGACACGGTCGTCGTCTCGCCCGACCTCGGCAACGCCAAGACCGCCTCGCTGTTCGCCCGGCTGCTCGGCATCCCCGTCGCCGCGGGCAGCAAGCAGCGCCAGGCGGACGACAAGGTCGTCATCGACGCGATCGTGGGTGACGTCGCCGGCAAGAAGGCGATCGTCCTCGACGACGAGATCGCGACCGGGGGATCGATCATCGAGCTCATGAACAAGCTCGAGGAGGAGGGCTGCACGGAGGCGTCCGTCGCGTGCACCCACGGCCTGTTCACCGGCAAGGCCGTCGAGCGGTTGCGCGACCATCCCTCGATCACCGAGGTCGTCACGACCGACACCGTCCCGGCCCCCTCGGACTGGCCGGACCTGCAGGTGCGATCCGTCGCCGGGCTGTTCGCGGAGGCGATCGCGCGGATCCACGCGGGCGAGTCCGTCTCGTCGCTGTTCGACGGGGTCGACCCCGCGCACGCCCCACCTCAGCCGAAGCTCCCGCTCTAG
- the murI gene encoding glutamate racemase, which produces MVVSDAPIGIFDSGFGGLTVARAVLDQLPHEPVLYLGDTARQPYGPKPISEVREYALECLDHLVAQGVKALVIACNSASAAVLRDARERYDVPVVEVIVPATRRAVSATRNGIVGVICTQATATSQAYDDAFAANPGITLHTQACPRFVELVEQGVTSGPELLAVAQDYLQPLIDLDVDTLVLGCTHYPLLTGVLSYVMGDGVTLVSSAEETAKDVYALLVREGLERDPALPAPTHGFVTTGRPEDFAVLARRFLGPEIESATQLSWVGAA; this is translated from the coding sequence ATGGTTGTGAGCGACGCACCGATAGGCATCTTCGACTCAGGCTTCGGAGGCCTCACGGTGGCCCGCGCCGTGCTCGACCAGCTGCCGCACGAGCCGGTCCTCTACCTCGGCGACACCGCCCGCCAGCCCTACGGCCCCAAGCCGATCTCCGAGGTCCGCGAGTACGCCCTCGAGTGCCTCGACCACCTCGTCGCCCAGGGCGTCAAGGCCCTCGTCATCGCGTGCAACTCCGCGAGCGCCGCGGTGCTGCGTGACGCCCGCGAGCGGTACGACGTGCCGGTCGTCGAGGTCATCGTCCCGGCCACCCGGCGCGCGGTCAGCGCCACCCGCAACGGCATCGTCGGCGTCATCTGCACCCAGGCCACCGCGACCTCGCAGGCGTACGACGACGCGTTCGCGGCGAACCCCGGCATCACCCTCCACACGCAGGCCTGCCCCCGTTTCGTCGAGCTGGTGGAGCAGGGGGTGACGAGCGGGCCCGAGCTGCTCGCGGTCGCGCAGGACTACCTGCAGCCGCTGATCGACCTCGACGTCGACACCCTGGTTCTCGGTTGCACCCACTACCCGCTGCTGACCGGCGTACTGTCCTACGTCATGGGTGATGGGGTCACGCTCGTCTCGAGCGCGGAGGAGACGGCCAAGGACGTCTACGCGCTGCTCGTGCGCGAAGGCCTCGAGCGCGACCCCGCGCTGCCCGCGCCCACCCACGGCTTCGTGACCACCGGCCGGCCCGAGGATTTCGCCGTGCTCGCGCGGCGCTTCCTCGGTCCCGAGATCGAGTCCGCGACCCAGCTCTCGTGGGTCGGTGCGGCATGA
- a CDS encoding MBL fold metallo-hydrolase, with amino-acid sequence MKLTVIGCAGSFAGPESPASCYLLEAPFEGRTYRLLVDLGSGAFGPLQRYSTIRDIDAIALSHLHADHCFDMSGFYVVSRYHPEGAFAQIPVHAPEGADEFLVSAYGVEENTGMREQFAFSPWEDGGTVQLGPFTVTSARVNHPVPAFAFRISTDTRSLAYSGDTGPTDALIDLVDGVDVFLCEASFVESGTNPPNLHLTGAEAGRYATDGKVGRLLVTHIPTWTDRAEVESDVKTTWDGRYELVTAGATYEL; translated from the coding sequence ATGAAGCTGACGGTCATCGGCTGCGCCGGGTCCTTCGCCGGCCCCGAGTCGCCCGCGAGCTGCTACCTCCTCGAGGCACCGTTCGAGGGCCGCACGTACCGGCTCCTGGTCGACCTCGGCAGCGGGGCGTTCGGACCGCTGCAGCGTTACAGCACGATCCGGGACATCGACGCGATCGCCCTGTCCCACCTGCATGCCGACCACTGCTTCGACATGTCCGGCTTCTACGTCGTCAGCCGCTACCACCCCGAGGGCGCGTTCGCGCAGATCCCGGTGCACGCTCCCGAGGGAGCCGACGAGTTCCTCGTCTCGGCGTACGGCGTCGAGGAGAACACCGGTATGCGCGAGCAGTTCGCGTTCAGCCCGTGGGAGGACGGCGGAACGGTGCAGCTCGGACCGTTCACGGTCACGTCCGCCCGCGTCAACCACCCGGTGCCGGCCTTCGCCTTCCGGATCTCGACCGACACCCGCTCGCTCGCGTACTCGGGTGACACCGGCCCCACCGACGCGCTGATCGACCTGGTCGACGGCGTGGACGTGTTCCTGTGCGAGGCGTCGTTCGTGGAGTCCGGGACGAACCCGCCCAACCTGCACCTGACCGGTGCGGAGGCCGGGCGGTACGCGACGGACGGCAAGGTCGGCCGGCTCCTCGTCACCCACATCCCCACCTGGACCGACCGGGCCGAGGTGGAGTCGGACGTCAAGACCACGTGGGACGGCCGCTACGAGCTCGTGACCGCCGGCGCCACCTACGAGCTCTGA
- the rph gene encoding ribonuclease PH, whose product MTREDGRQADQLRPVTITRNWLDHAQGSCLIEFGKTKVLCAASASEGVPRWRKGSGLGWVTAEYAMLPQATHDRSARESVKGRIGGRTHEISRLVGRSLRMAIDYKALGENTITIDCDVLQADGGTRTAAITGAYIALADAVEHLRRQGALVGEPLVESVAAISVGIIDGVPLLDLPYVEDVRAETDMNVVMTGSGKFVEVQGTAEGAPFDKAELDALLELAAAGCADLTRLQNEALGR is encoded by the coding sequence ATGACCCGCGAAGATGGCCGCCAGGCCGATCAGCTCCGTCCCGTGACCATCACCCGCAACTGGCTCGACCACGCGCAGGGCTCGTGCCTCATCGAGTTCGGCAAGACCAAGGTGCTGTGCGCCGCGAGCGCGAGCGAGGGCGTCCCGCGCTGGCGCAAGGGCTCGGGGCTCGGCTGGGTCACCGCGGAGTACGCGATGCTGCCGCAGGCCACGCACGACCGCTCGGCGCGCGAGTCGGTCAAGGGCCGCATCGGCGGACGCACGCACGAGATCTCCCGCCTCGTGGGGCGGTCGCTGCGGATGGCGATCGACTACAAGGCGCTGGGCGAGAACACCATCACGATCGACTGCGACGTGCTGCAGGCCGACGGCGGCACCCGCACCGCCGCGATCACCGGTGCGTACATCGCGCTGGCCGACGCCGTCGAGCACCTGCGTCGCCAGGGAGCACTCGTGGGTGAGCCGCTCGTGGAGTCCGTCGCCGCCATCAGCGTCGGCATCATCGACGGCGTCCCGCTGCTCGACCTGCCGTACGTCGAGGACGTCCGCGCCGAGACCGACATGAACGTCGTGATGACCGGCTCGGGCAAGTTCGTCGAGGTGCAGGGCACGGCCGAGGGCGCCCCGTTCGACAAGGCCGAGCTCGACGCGCTGCTCGAGCTCGCCGCCGCCGGCTGCGCGGACCTGACCCGCCTGCAGAACGAGGCCCTCGGACGATGA
- the rdgB gene encoding RdgB/HAM1 family non-canonical purine NTP pyrophosphatase, translating into MSRVVLASNNAKKLAELRRILEPLVPGIEVLGLADFPAYDEPAETEPTFEGNALIKARAALQATGLPSLADDSGLCVDALNGMPGVLSARWSGVPKSEGGDAANNRLLLSQLSDVPPERRTAQFRCAMALCTPDGRELVEHGEMAGRILAAEHGGGGFGYDPLFAADGYDVSTAELEPAEKDRISHRGKALAAIAPAVVAALTA; encoded by the coding sequence ATGAGCAGGGTCGTCCTGGCGTCCAACAACGCCAAGAAGCTGGCCGAGCTGCGTCGCATCCTCGAGCCGCTCGTCCCGGGCATCGAGGTGCTGGGCCTGGCCGACTTCCCGGCGTACGACGAGCCGGCCGAGACCGAGCCGACCTTCGAGGGCAACGCCCTCATCAAGGCGCGGGCCGCGCTCCAGGCCACCGGCCTGCCGTCGCTCGCCGACGACTCGGGGCTGTGCGTCGACGCCCTCAACGGCATGCCCGGGGTGCTGTCCGCCCGCTGGTCCGGCGTGCCCAAGAGCGAGGGCGGCGACGCCGCCAACAACCGGCTGCTGCTGAGCCAGCTGTCCGACGTGCCGCCGGAGCGGCGCACGGCCCAGTTCCGGTGCGCGATGGCCCTGTGCACCCCTGACGGGCGCGAGCTCGTCGAGCACGGCGAGATGGCCGGGCGGATCCTCGCGGCCGAGCACGGCGGGGGCGGCTTCGGCTACGACCCGCTGTTCGCCGCCGACGGCTACGACGTCTCGACGGCCGAGCTCGAGCCGGCCGAGAAGGACCGCATCAGCCACCGCGGCAAGGCGCTGGCGGCGATCGCACCGGCCGTGGTGGCCGCCCTCACGGCCTGA
- a CDS encoding SGNH/GDSL hydrolase family protein, producing MTVTRTAARRPVAIAFVLALVLGPFVAWQGAQGGQTHEVSALAPQGIVVVGDSITARYNDSPGDDDQGWWSIVGHRFGAQVRTYAQSGSGYLRPGHRCEGNRFIDRTQVYSGPAPSILFVEGGRNDWARCVDGMFVPSTDAEIHHAVDTYLDTLQTFVPATTRVIVLGPPWGPLDPTTGVRITRIVRAQAESHGFQFISTAGALTAARVVDGVHPNRHGSAAIARRVIRALE from the coding sequence ATGACCGTCACCAGGACCGCCGCACGCCGGCCGGTCGCCATCGCCTTCGTGCTCGCCCTGGTCCTGGGGCCGTTCGTGGCCTGGCAGGGCGCCCAGGGCGGCCAGACCCACGAGGTCTCGGCGCTCGCACCCCAGGGGATCGTGGTCGTGGGCGACTCGATCACCGCGCGCTACAACGACTCCCCCGGCGACGACGACCAGGGCTGGTGGAGCATCGTCGGTCACCGCTTCGGCGCGCAGGTCCGGACGTACGCGCAATCCGGCTCGGGCTACCTGCGTCCCGGGCACCGGTGCGAGGGCAACCGCTTCATCGACCGCACGCAGGTCTACTCCGGCCCGGCGCCGTCGATCCTGTTCGTCGAGGGCGGTCGCAACGACTGGGCCCGCTGCGTCGACGGCATGTTCGTCCCCTCGACCGACGCCGAGATCCACCACGCCGTCGACACCTACCTCGACACGTTGCAGACGTTCGTGCCGGCCACGACACGGGTCATCGTGCTCGGCCCGCCGTGGGGTCCGCTCGACCCGACGACCGGTGTGCGGATCACCCGCATCGTGCGAGCCCAGGCCGAGTCCCACGGCTTCCAGTTCATCAGCACCGCCGGCGCCCTGACCGCAGCGCGCGTGGTCGACGGCGTGCACCCCAACCGCCACGGCAGCGCCGCGATCGCCCGACGGGTCATCCGGGCGCTGGAGTGA
- a CDS encoding tRNA (cytidine(34)-2'-O)-methyltransferase, which translates to MFRILFFEPRIAGNTGAAIRLAAVTGAELHLVEPLGFDLEESKLRRAGLDYHDLAVMTVHPNLDAALEALAPGRVFAFTARGEQVYTDVAYEPGDVLLFGPEPTGLPPEVLDDPRVEARVRLPMLPGRRSMNLANTASVAVFEAWRQQGFRLPE; encoded by the coding sequence ATGTTCCGCATCCTGTTCTTCGAACCTCGCATCGCCGGCAACACCGGCGCCGCGATCCGACTTGCCGCCGTGACGGGGGCCGAGCTGCACCTCGTCGAGCCGCTCGGCTTCGACCTCGAGGAGTCCAAGCTGCGGCGGGCGGGGCTGGACTACCACGACCTCGCCGTCATGACGGTCCACCCGAACCTCGACGCCGCGCTCGAGGCGCTGGCCCCCGGACGAGTCTTCGCCTTCACCGCGCGCGGGGAGCAGGTCTACACCGACGTCGCGTACGAGCCGGGGGACGTCCTGCTGTTCGGTCCCGAGCCGACCGGCCTGCCGCCGGAGGTCCTGGACGACCCGCGCGTCGAGGCGCGCGTCCGGCTCCCGATGCTCCCCGGGCGTCGCTCGATGAACCTGGCCAACACCGCGTCGGTCGCGGTGTTCGAGGCCTGGCGGCAGCAGGGTTTCCGGCTGCCGGAGTGA